The following are from one region of the Arachis duranensis cultivar V14167 chromosome 10, aradu.V14167.gnm2.J7QH, whole genome shotgun sequence genome:
- the LOC107471255 gene encoding uncharacterized protein LOC107471255 has translation MASIQCSVSVASVPKLSNLSTTIRPFSVNLIPPNPKPKCVFRCRASSPTLGDAAMSVDNLRRFIDLNIGNWNGSFYQFDSCGNLLQQLTTKLAASSYGEDELMSLIQTLYIKQPSSSTSICEDDNDDETEWGEYKIKETNMFTVDKYQQIGFFPSEKAYALRYQTAGMLEAVLRQGVLGEDDTGEESPKNLKIPSRRPSVVCENCLYSLERDMRARAFHILEPKGTIDMLIVFLEERSDGSPPLLDCTKDGKDKFVPFLGKWKGHSVTKRSGVYGSTIAEADTVVLHEIADNGQLIQDVTSTSEAKDVTTNVHWTGTISDNLVTFDGGYQMILLPGGMYMGCPCDVAKSVAESKSFHLEFCWLETPNKRQRLVRTYDVQGLAVSSTYFSETKL, from the exons ATGGCTTCCATTCAGTGCTCAGTTTCAGTTGCTTCAGTTCCCAAACTCTCCAACCTCAGCACCACCATTAGACCCTTTTCGGTTAACCTCATtccaccaaaccctaaaccaaagtGTGTCTTTAGATGCAGAGCCTCCTCTCCAACGCTCGGAGATGCTGCAATGAGCGTCGACAATCTCCGGCGCTTTATTGACCTTAACATCGGAAATTGGAACGGCTCTTTCTAT CAATTTGATTCTTGTGGGAATTTGTTGCAACAACTGACTACCAAGCTTGCTGCCAGCTCTTACGGGGAGGATGAGCTTATGAGCCTCATTCAAAC ACTATATATTAAACAGCCATCATCCAGTACTTCAATTTGTGAAGACGACAATGACGATGAGACAGAATGGGGAGAATACAAAATCAAGGAAACCAATATGTTTACTGTTGATAAATATCAACAA ATAGGCTTCTTCCCATCAGAAAAAGCATATGCACTGCGGTATCAAACGGCTGGCATGCTGGAGGCCGTACTAAGGCAAGGAGTGCTTGGAGAAGATGACACCGGTGAAGAATCACCAAA AAATCTCAAGATTCCCTCGCGCCGACCTTCGGTTGTATGTGAGAATTGCCTGTATTCTCTAGAGAGAGATATGCGAGCAAGAGCGTTTCACATTTTGGAGCCAAAAGGCACTATAGACATGCTTATTGTCTTCCTAGAGGAAAGAAGTGATGGTTCTCCTCCTTTACTTGACTGCACTAAG GATGGGAAGGATAAGTTTGTACCCTTTCTTGGTAAATGGAAAGGTCATTCTGTCACAAAACGAAGTGGTGTATATGGATCTACAATTGCTGAAGCCGATACAGTTGTGTTACATGAAATAGCCGACAATGGCCAACTTATTCAG GATGTTACTTCAACATCTGAAGCGAAAGATGTTACCACCAATGTGCATTGGACCGGAACAATATCGGATAATTTGGTTACATTTGATGGTGGTTACCAAATGATATTGTTGCCAGGTGGCATGTACATGGGGTGCCCTTGTGACGTGGCGAAAAGTGTGGCGGAGTCAAAGTCTttccatttagagttctgttgGTTGGAGACACCTAACAAGAGGCAAAGATTGGTTCGCACTTATGATGTTCAAGGCTTGGCTGTCTCATCTACTTATTTTTCTGAGACTAAATTGTGA
- the LOC107471189 gene encoding purple acid phosphatase 23 isoform X2: MNQYPHRIQHKTMKMKMASTIIVLVINIFTSMKVAVAVPPIPTTLDGPFEPVTRRFDSSLRKGSDDLPMTNPRLRKNVTSNFPEQIALAISSPTSMWISWVTGDAQIGLNVTPVDPASVKSEVWYGKESGKYTSVAKGDSLVYNQFYPFEGLWNYTSGIIHHVKLKGLEPGIRYYYKCGDSSIPAMSQEHVFETFPRPSPNNYPSRIAVIGDLGLTSNSSTTIDHLTYNDPSMIVMVGDLTYANQYLTTGGKGASCYSCAFPDAPIRETYQPRWDAWGRFMEPLTSKIPMMVIEGNHEIEPQVDGITFKSYLTRFAVPAEESGSKSNLYYSFDAGGIHFIMLGAYADYNSTGAQFAWLKQDLQSLDRSVTPWLVAAWHPPWYNSYASHYQEFECMRFEMEALLYQYGVDIVFYGHVHAYERMNRVYNYTLDKCGPVYIIVGDGGNIEKVDVDHADDSGKCPSPGDNIPEIGPVCHSNFSSGPAKGNFCWSKQPEWSAFRESSFGHGILEVVNSTYALWTWHRNQDSYKEDAVGDQIYIVRQPELCLKDSKSQLPTHQTSSFSAAPSRLSLLAWN; the protein is encoded by the exons ATGAATCAGTATCCGCATAGGATCCAACACAAgacaatgaaaatgaaaatggctTCCACCATAATAGTTTTGGTGATCAACATTTTCACCAGCATGAAGGTGGCAGTTGCAGTGCCACCGATACCCACCACCTTAGACGGTCCGTTTGAGCCGGTGACTCGGCGGTTCGACTCGTCACTCAGAAAAGGCAGTGATGACTTGCCGATGACCAATCCAAGGCTCAGAAAGAACGTGACCTCGAATTTCCCGGAGCAGATTGCGCTTGCAATTTCTTCACCAACTTCCATGTGGATATCCTGGGTCACTG GGGATGCACAGATTGGTCTTAATGTGACGCCAGTTGATCCTGCATCTGTTAAAAGTGAGGTGTGGTATGGTAAAGAGAGTGGCAAGTACACAAGTGTTGCGAAAGGTGATTCACTTGTTTATAACCAATTCTACCCCTTTGAAGGCCTTTGGAACTACACCTCTGGCATTATTCACCATGTCAAACTCAAAG GCCTTGAACCAGGAATCAGATACTATTACAAATGTGGGGATAGCTCTATTCCAGCTATGAGTCAAGAGCATGTTTTTGAGACTTTTCCGAGGCCTAGTCCAAACAATTATCCCAGCCGAATTGCAGTTATTGGAGATTTGGGCCTCACAAGCAATTCTAGCACAACTATTGATCACTTAACTTACAATGATCCTTCCATGATCGTAATGGTTGGAGACTTAACATATGCAAATCAGTACTTGACAACTGGTGGAAAAGGAGCTTCTTGTTATTCTTGCGCATTTCCGGATGCACCTATCAGAGAGACGTATCAGCCGCGGTGGGATGCATGGGGAAG GTTTATGGAGCCTTTGACATCAAAAATTCCAATGATGGTTATTGAAGGGAATCATGAGATTGAACCACAAGTCGATGGCATCACATTCAAGTCATATTTGACAAGATTCGCAGTCCCTGCTGAAGAAAGTGGATCCAAAAGCAACTTGTATTATTCTTTTGATGCTGGGGGCATACACTTCATTATGCTGGGAGCATATGCTGATTATAATAGTACCG GTGCACAGTTTGCATGGCTGAAGCAAGATCTGCAAAGTCTCGACCGGAGTGTAACCCCTTGGCTTGTAGCTGCCTGGCATCCACCTTGGTATAATAGCTATGCCTCACACTATCAGGAATTCGAGTGTATGAGATTTGAAATGGAagcacttctctatcaatatgGTGTTGACATTGTTTTCTATGGTCAT GTTCATGCTTATGAGAGGATGAATAGAGTTTACAATTACACATTGGATAAATGTGGACCTGTTTACATAATTGTTGGAGATGGTGGAAATATTGAGAAAGTAGATGTTGATCATGCTGATGACTCAGGAAAGTGTCCTTCACCTGGAGACAATATACCAGAAATCGGACCAGTTTGCCACTCGAATTTTTCCTCTGGTCCTGCCAAAGGGAACTTTTGTTGGAGCAAACAACCTGAATGGAGCGCATTTAGAGAAAGCAGTTTTGGACATGGGATTCTTGAG GTGGTGAATTCTACATATGCATTATGGACTTGGCACCGAAATCAAGATAGTTACAAAGAAGATGCAGTTGGTGACCAGATTTACATTGTTCGACAGCCTGAATTATGCTTGAAAGATTCAAAA TCACAATTGCCTACACATCAAACATCCTCTTTCTCGGCTGCTCCCAGCCGCCTCTCTCTG CTGGCTTGGAACTAA
- the LOC107471189 gene encoding purple acid phosphatase 23 isoform X1, whose amino-acid sequence MNQYPHRIQHKTMKMKMASTIIVLVINIFTSMKVAVAVPPIPTTLDGPFEPVTRRFDSSLRKGSDDLPMTNPRLRKNVTSNFPEQIALAISSPTSMWISWVTGDAQIGLNVTPVDPASVKSEVWYGKESGKYTSVAKGDSLVYNQFYPFEGLWNYTSGIIHHVKLKGLEPGIRYYYKCGDSSIPAMSQEHVFETFPRPSPNNYPSRIAVIGDLGLTSNSSTTIDHLTYNDPSMIVMVGDLTYANQYLTTGGKGASCYSCAFPDAPIRETYQPRWDAWGRFMEPLTSKIPMMVIEGNHEIEPQVDGITFKSYLTRFAVPAEESGSKSNLYYSFDAGGIHFIMLGAYADYNSTGAQFAWLKQDLQSLDRSVTPWLVAAWHPPWYNSYASHYQEFECMRFEMEALLYQYGVDIVFYGHVHAYERMNRVYNYTLDKCGPVYIIVGDGGNIEKVDVDHADDSGKCPSPGDNIPEIGPVCHSNFSSGPAKGNFCWSKQPEWSAFRESSFGHGILEVVNSTYALWTWHRNQDSYKEDAVGDQIYIVRQPELCLKDSKSQLPTHQTSSFSAAPSRLSLDYFSIISQILGVFFIFGLYSQLAWN is encoded by the exons ATGAATCAGTATCCGCATAGGATCCAACACAAgacaatgaaaatgaaaatggctTCCACCATAATAGTTTTGGTGATCAACATTTTCACCAGCATGAAGGTGGCAGTTGCAGTGCCACCGATACCCACCACCTTAGACGGTCCGTTTGAGCCGGTGACTCGGCGGTTCGACTCGTCACTCAGAAAAGGCAGTGATGACTTGCCGATGACCAATCCAAGGCTCAGAAAGAACGTGACCTCGAATTTCCCGGAGCAGATTGCGCTTGCAATTTCTTCACCAACTTCCATGTGGATATCCTGGGTCACTG GGGATGCACAGATTGGTCTTAATGTGACGCCAGTTGATCCTGCATCTGTTAAAAGTGAGGTGTGGTATGGTAAAGAGAGTGGCAAGTACACAAGTGTTGCGAAAGGTGATTCACTTGTTTATAACCAATTCTACCCCTTTGAAGGCCTTTGGAACTACACCTCTGGCATTATTCACCATGTCAAACTCAAAG GCCTTGAACCAGGAATCAGATACTATTACAAATGTGGGGATAGCTCTATTCCAGCTATGAGTCAAGAGCATGTTTTTGAGACTTTTCCGAGGCCTAGTCCAAACAATTATCCCAGCCGAATTGCAGTTATTGGAGATTTGGGCCTCACAAGCAATTCTAGCACAACTATTGATCACTTAACTTACAATGATCCTTCCATGATCGTAATGGTTGGAGACTTAACATATGCAAATCAGTACTTGACAACTGGTGGAAAAGGAGCTTCTTGTTATTCTTGCGCATTTCCGGATGCACCTATCAGAGAGACGTATCAGCCGCGGTGGGATGCATGGGGAAG GTTTATGGAGCCTTTGACATCAAAAATTCCAATGATGGTTATTGAAGGGAATCATGAGATTGAACCACAAGTCGATGGCATCACATTCAAGTCATATTTGACAAGATTCGCAGTCCCTGCTGAAGAAAGTGGATCCAAAAGCAACTTGTATTATTCTTTTGATGCTGGGGGCATACACTTCATTATGCTGGGAGCATATGCTGATTATAATAGTACCG GTGCACAGTTTGCATGGCTGAAGCAAGATCTGCAAAGTCTCGACCGGAGTGTAACCCCTTGGCTTGTAGCTGCCTGGCATCCACCTTGGTATAATAGCTATGCCTCACACTATCAGGAATTCGAGTGTATGAGATTTGAAATGGAagcacttctctatcaatatgGTGTTGACATTGTTTTCTATGGTCAT GTTCATGCTTATGAGAGGATGAATAGAGTTTACAATTACACATTGGATAAATGTGGACCTGTTTACATAATTGTTGGAGATGGTGGAAATATTGAGAAAGTAGATGTTGATCATGCTGATGACTCAGGAAAGTGTCCTTCACCTGGAGACAATATACCAGAAATCGGACCAGTTTGCCACTCGAATTTTTCCTCTGGTCCTGCCAAAGGGAACTTTTGTTGGAGCAAACAACCTGAATGGAGCGCATTTAGAGAAAGCAGTTTTGGACATGGGATTCTTGAG GTGGTGAATTCTACATATGCATTATGGACTTGGCACCGAAATCAAGATAGTTACAAAGAAGATGCAGTTGGTGACCAGATTTACATTGTTCGACAGCCTGAATTATGCTTGAAAGATTCAAAA TCACAATTGCCTACACATCAAACATCCTCTTTCTCGGCTGCTCCCAGCCGCCTCTCTCTG GATTATTTCTCTATTATATCACAAATCCTTGGAGTTTTCTTTATATTTGGTCTATATTCTCAG CTGGCTTGGAACTAA